In the genome of Polaribacter atrinae, one region contains:
- a CDS encoding response regulator: protein MKETFLNLLIVEDNPFIGKNILDAAKEIDRLKDIYITKSLQEAISIFNKTNFDLIVLDLKLPDGNGIELLRILQENKKETKVFVFSISTELRKTCFKYGAFAFFDKAKDFDELIEAIKNA from the coding sequence TTGAAAGAAACATTCCTTAATTTATTAATAGTAGAAGATAACCCTTTTATAGGGAAGAATATATTGGATGCTGCTAAAGAGATTGACCGTTTAAAGGATATCTACATAACAAAATCTTTACAAGAGGCAATTTCTATTTTTAACAAAACTAATTTTGATTTAATAGTACTCGATTTAAAATTACCTGATGGAAATGGAATAGAGCTATTAAGAATACTACAAGAAAATAAAAAGGAAACTAAAGTTTTTGTTTTTTCTATAAGTACAGAGCTAAGAAAAACATGTTTTAAATACGGAGCGTTTGCTTTTTTTGATAAAGCAAAAGATTTTGATGAATTAATTGAAGCAATTAAGAACGCTTAA
- a CDS encoding energy transducer TonB, with the protein MKNAKKSPTKQLEKFSNIFTQLGLVLVLFIVFITLEHQTEEKTVAVFESDNSKVVYVAPDTEVLFTKEPKVVPKVTMIKASPFIVDEVVKGKNNIIETVFEDVKIENPVLIDLESVVEVKVNEPFVEDVDFVNIQNAPVFKGCENLSKEENKVCFEKKMKQFVQRNFDVELANEIGLRAGVHKIHTQFVIDDKGEIVDVKIRTAYKTLEKEALRVIEKLPKFKPGIQNSRTVKVRYNLPIAFSLQ; encoded by the coding sequence ATGAAAAACGCCAAAAAATCACCAACAAAACAATTAGAAAAATTCTCTAACATTTTTACTCAGTTAGGGTTGGTATTAGTACTCTTTATTGTTTTTATAACACTAGAGCACCAAACTGAAGAGAAAACAGTAGCTGTTTTTGAATCTGATAACAGTAAAGTAGTATATGTAGCGCCAGATACAGAGGTCTTATTTACAAAAGAACCTAAAGTTGTTCCTAAAGTAACAATGATAAAAGCATCACCTTTTATTGTTGATGAAGTAGTAAAAGGAAAAAACAATATTATAGAAACTGTTTTTGAAGATGTTAAAATAGAAAATCCTGTTTTAATTGATTTAGAGAGTGTTGTAGAGGTTAAAGTTAATGAGCCTTTTGTAGAAGATGTAGATTTTGTCAACATACAGAATGCACCCGTTTTTAAAGGATGTGAAAATTTATCTAAAGAAGAAAATAAAGTTTGTTTTGAGAAAAAAATGAAACAGTTTGTACAGCGTAATTTTGATGTGGAATTGGCAAATGAAATAGGTTTACGTGCAGGTGTGCATAAAATACATACGCAGTTTGTTATAGATGATAAAGGAGAGATTGTTGATGTTAAAATAAGAACTGCTTATAAAACTTTAGAGAAAGAAGCGTTAAGAGTTATTGAGAAATTGCCAAAATTTAAACCTGGGATACAAAATAGCAGAACAGTTAAAGTAAGATATAACTTACCCATTGCTTTTAGTTTACAGTAA
- a CDS encoding response regulator, protein MTYLKEIKIVLVDDHKLLRDGLRNIIEQRSNMHIIGEASDGREAIKICPKLLPNVVVMDVAMPGLNGVEATRQIHKNNPEIKVIGLSMHSGKQFIQSMFKAGAFAYLLKDGDSDELITAICTVMQNKKYLSKDINQEFLSVLKEIKSIEKTQLSSREKEVLQLIAEGRSSKETGEILFLSPKTVDVHRNNIMKKLDLYTIPELTKYAIKEGLTSLDI, encoded by the coding sequence ATGACTTATTTAAAAGAAATTAAAATCGTATTAGTTGATGATCACAAGCTGTTAAGAGATGGTCTAAGAAATATTATAGAGCAAAGGTCTAATATGCATATAATTGGTGAAGCTTCTGATGGTAGGGAAGCTATAAAGATATGTCCAAAACTTTTGCCAAACGTTGTTGTTATGGATGTAGCAATGCCTGGTTTAAATGGGGTAGAAGCAACAAGACAAATTCATAAAAACAATCCAGAAATAAAGGTAATTGGTCTTTCTATGCATTCTGGTAAGCAATTTATACAGAGTATGTTTAAAGCAGGTGCTTTTGCTTATTTGTTAAAAGATGGTGATTCAGATGAGTTGATTACGGCAATTTGTACGGTAATGCAGAATAAAAAATATCTTTCAAAAGATATTAATCAAGAGTTTCTGTCGGTACTAAAAGAAATAAAATCTATAGAGAAAACACAGTTAAGCTCTAGAGAGAAAGAAGTATTGCAGTTAATTGCAGAAGGGCGCTCTTCTAAAGAAACAGGAGAGATTTTGTTTTTAAGTCCTAAAACGGTAGATGTACACCGAAATAATATTATGAAAAAATTAGATTTATATACGATTCCTGAATTGACAAAATATGCTATTAAAGAAGGGTTAACTTCATTAGATATTTAA
- a CDS encoding energy transducer TonB, which produces MDIKKNPKQQLENYSKIFLQIGLVLALFITYTLIEHKTYERNDLKSLGQANMVDDMKEDIPIIEMQEVKPPPKNTPPPIVEQITVVEDEKEIEETVIESTETDETVGIVVNTDDIVEIEEVEEVVEDIPFILIENVPVYPGCKGNNKALKDCFTKKVTEFFGRRFDVNLATELGLEPGKKKLFVIFTINKQGKIANVKARGPHPRLEKEVVEIINALPTMTPGKQRGTPVGVSYSIPITFEVRT; this is translated from the coding sequence ATGGACATTAAAAAAAACCCAAAACAACAGTTAGAAAACTACAGTAAAATTTTCTTACAAATAGGGTTAGTATTAGCCTTATTTATTACTTATACTTTAATAGAGCATAAAACATACGAAAGGAATGATTTAAAAAGCTTAGGACAAGCAAACATGGTAGACGATATGAAGGAAGACATTCCCATTATTGAGATGCAGGAAGTAAAACCACCACCAAAAAATACGCCTCCACCAATTGTTGAGCAAATTACGGTTGTAGAAGATGAAAAAGAAATTGAAGAAACCGTAATAGAATCTACAGAAACCGATGAAACAGTAGGTATAGTTGTAAACACCGATGATATTGTTGAGATTGAAGAAGTAGAAGAAGTGGTAGAAGATATTCCTTTTATATTAATTGAAAACGTACCTGTTTACCCAGGTTGTAAAGGAAACAATAAAGCTTTAAAAGACTGCTTTACAAAAAAAGTAACAGAGTTTTTTGGTAGAAGATTTGATGTTAATTTAGCAACAGAATTAGGCTTAGAGCCAGGTAAGAAAAAGTTATTTGTAATTTTTACCATTAACAAACAAGGTAAAATAGCAAATGTAAAAGCAAGAGGTCCACACCCTAGATTAGAAAAAGAGGTTGTAGAAATTATTAATGCTTTACCTACAATGACTCCAGGGAAACAAAGAGGTACCCCTGTAGGTGTTAGCTACAGCATACCTATTACATTTGAAGTTAGAACATAA
- a CDS encoding MarC family protein, translated as MNFIFKEAFTAFMVLFAVIDVIGNIPIIIDLRKKAGHIQSEKAAIIAGVIMIVFLFLGQSLLKLIGIDVHSFAVAGAFILFFIALEMILGITLYKDGDEDASGITASVFPLAFPLIAGPGSLTTLLSLRSEFHLENIIVAVLANIILIYIVLKTSSRIERMIGPIGIQIIRKIFGVILLAISVKLFAANIKVLFI; from the coding sequence ATGAATTTTATTTTCAAAGAGGCTTTTACTGCATTTATGGTTTTGTTTGCAGTTATTGATGTTATTGGTAACATCCCTATTATTATAGACCTAAGAAAAAAAGCAGGCCATATTCAGTCTGAAAAAGCCGCTATTATTGCAGGTGTTATTATGATTGTATTTTTGTTTTTAGGACAAAGTTTATTAAAACTAATTGGTATAGACGTACATTCATTTGCTGTTGCAGGTGCTTTTATACTTTTTTTTATTGCCTTAGAAATGATTTTAGGAATTACTCTTTATAAAGACGGTGATGAAGATGCAAGCGGAATTACAGCTTCTGTATTTCCATTGGCTTTCCCTTTAATTGCTGGTCCAGGAAGTTTAACAACCTTACTTTCTTTAAGATCTGAGTTTCATTTAGAAAATATTATAGTTGCGGTTTTAGCAAATATTATTTTAATTTATATTGTACTAAAGACCTCTTCTAGAATAGAGCGAATGATTGGCCCTATTGGAATTCAAATAATTAGAAAGATATTTGGTGTAATTTTATTAGCTATTTCTGTAAAATTATTTGCAGCAAATATTAAAGTCCTATTTATTTAA
- a CDS encoding PAS domain-containing protein, producing MNYTQVAILFLQGALIAFIVLLLFRFRKKLGIGLLLACLGLLQFLQVFISSSVYVSITNNFFVSPGSSILFTVTVFALLIIYIKEDAGETKKVIYTLLIVNILVIVLLKLFGWNLDEISANKPFSVLTNLFDSRVWVLLTGIVALLIDTLLIIVIFEFIARQIRFLFLQIFVTMLLVVSFDTVFFSIIAFWHSDNLGSIIQAGLISKGVFTGFYSLIFYIYLKFFDLSKPLTRVFKIKDVFQPLTYKQKFESAEKVIQETTEMYRILTEHSNDMVFLHEPNSTFRYVSPSIKKLLGYEQSEFIGKQVFSVVHKEDLKFLKEVLTKKMFSKGIVSDAIPLRIRHKQGHFIWLEFSSSRVYKADKISYFVTSARDITQRVLAKNKIEDALKELEKKEHSLSEASKVAKIGYWEYDIVTDTFTWSDYMYTIYGIDPKDGIPTQKELISFYDKESQEKIEQVIKEIAVKGVSCDVELKFINLQNEVVWERTVAKSIYNEQNEVIGRVGVMQNITASKKAQLELELSRKKMQTSLELLEKKSYALDEVSKMAKIGYWEYSNEHVNFIWSDYHYEIFGLDPKKGIPPREEIVEFFDKESQEKILSANTDLGLKGNSYDIELKLINKNKEEIWVRNIVQPVYNNQNKIIGRRGLLQNITASKKAELALKLSKENIQISLEMLEKKDYSLHESSKMAKIGYWEYVIATDTYTWSDYVYQMYGLTPNDGVPPHKEAIKVCDKESLDRLLQATLELNTKGTPYNVVLKLINRKKEEVWVRNVAKPIYNKQNEIIGRRGVLQNITEWKKAQLELELSKQKIQSSLDLLEKKDYSLTESSRVAKIGYWEYDIATDSFTWSDYVYEIYGFSPQDSIPSRKSMVAFYGKDSQAKLEQATTDLTLNRTPYDIELKLINNKNKEVWVRQVVQLIYNEQNEIIGRRGLVNNITAAKNAQIELEISKEKIQTSLKLSRKRKHSMNEASKVAKIGYWEHDMLKGTAVWSDYVHHIFGTNPKDGVLPEVALFKRMNKKSQEKFVEATRKLTANGVSYDLELKFTNLKDQIIWVRNVAQPIYNKQNEIVGKRGVLQNITDSKKVQQELEQSKQKIENTLKLLEKKEYSLRKASEIAKIGYQEYDSLTDTFIWSDHVYDILRFDRDKGVPSREDIRGIFDDASLEKYEKAIQELILNGTPFDHELKFITHNKEEVWVRNVVQPVYNKQNEIIGRRGVFQDITERKQIEKQHLVITERYRNLFDNAAVSVWNGDLTAVIEQLDQLRKLKIPNLKIYLEEQPEVLFSILDKVVINKVNKATVKLFKAKSEKDFLDGKIQNTFGSGVHNVFVDFIVSVWNKEKTFTSEVNYKTLKGDEFAALLSIPIPQNLIEQKTVPVSIQSVQSIKDAELEKRESLNRLKEAQELAQVGSWSFKFLTKESEWSDEMFRIWGFNISKTAPEESTILGRVHKEDQEFFKNVLSLAYDKGIPYDVEFRISLPNNVEKTTRSICRPVYSKNGELIGLKGTSQDITEQKRIRKEIEKAEEMYRILTDNSNDLICLQEPDSTFRYISPSIKNLLGYDQLDFLGKQVFSIVHEDDIQELKLAMKEKLFNDFNVEAFSFRVLHKDGHFVWLEFLSSPIYKNNEISYYVTSARDITQWVLAKQKIEEYQTSLQKLTTEMTLIEEKQKKEIATNIHDHLSQSLVISKMKINELKKRPQLKMIDEDLIFIETHISEALENSRKIMYELSPPVLYQLGIIEALNWLFDNVETTHKVACVVNSEVDSVKLDEATSILLYRSIQEVLTNAIKYANASLITLDLDKNKHGLDIFITDNGIGFNTDILNNLHNHSGSGFGLFTVQERIRNIQGKFTIQSKINTGTTVKIFIPLS from the coding sequence ATGAATTATACTCAGGTAGCTATCTTGTTTTTACAGGGTGCTTTAATTGCTTTTATAGTATTATTGTTATTTCGATTTCGAAAAAAGTTAGGAATTGGTCTACTGTTAGCTTGTTTGGGGTTATTGCAATTTTTGCAGGTGTTTATTTCGAGCTCAGTCTATGTCTCAATTACTAATAATTTTTTTGTATCACCAGGCTCTTCTATTTTATTTACGGTAACTGTTTTTGCTTTATTAATTATATATATAAAAGAGGATGCAGGCGAAACAAAAAAAGTTATCTATACTTTACTTATCGTAAACATACTAGTCATAGTACTTTTGAAATTGTTTGGTTGGAATTTAGATGAAATATCAGCTAACAAGCCATTTAGTGTATTAACTAATCTTTTTGATAGTCGTGTTTGGGTTTTACTTACTGGTATAGTAGCGCTGCTTATAGATACCTTGTTAATAATAGTAATTTTCGAATTTATAGCTAGACAAATAAGATTCCTATTCTTGCAAATTTTTGTAACAATGCTACTAGTGGTAAGTTTTGATACTGTATTTTTTTCAATTATTGCATTTTGGCATTCCGATAATCTAGGTAGTATTATACAGGCGGGATTAATTTCTAAAGGTGTTTTTACTGGTTTTTACAGTCTTATTTTCTATATATATTTAAAGTTTTTTGATTTAAGTAAACCATTAACAAGGGTTTTTAAGATAAAAGATGTCTTTCAGCCACTAACGTATAAACAAAAATTTGAATCTGCAGAAAAGGTAATTCAAGAAACTACAGAGATGTATCGTATACTTACGGAACATTCTAATGATATGGTTTTTTTACATGAACCAAACAGTACTTTTAGGTATGTTAGTCCCTCTATAAAAAAGTTGTTAGGTTATGAGCAATCAGAATTTATAGGTAAACAAGTTTTTAGTGTTGTTCATAAAGAAGACCTTAAGTTTCTAAAAGAAGTGCTAACAAAAAAAATGTTTAGTAAAGGTATTGTTTCTGATGCTATTCCGCTGCGAATTCGTCATAAACAAGGTCATTTTATTTGGTTAGAATTTTCATCTTCTCGCGTTTATAAGGCAGATAAAATTAGTTATTTTGTTACTTCTGCTAGAGATATTACACAAAGAGTTTTAGCAAAGAATAAAATTGAAGATGCTTTAAAAGAGTTAGAAAAAAAAGAACATTCTTTAAGTGAAGCAAGTAAAGTGGCTAAAATAGGGTATTGGGAATATGATATTGTAACAGATACTTTTACGTGGTCTGATTATATGTATACTATTTACGGAATAGACCCTAAAGATGGAATTCCAACACAAAAAGAATTGATTTCATTTTACGATAAAGAATCTCAAGAAAAAATAGAACAAGTTATTAAAGAAATTGCTGTAAAAGGGGTTTCTTGTGATGTTGAATTAAAATTCATTAACCTGCAAAATGAAGTGGTTTGGGAGCGTACTGTAGCAAAATCTATTTATAACGAACAAAATGAAGTTATAGGAAGAGTAGGTGTTATGCAGAATATTACAGCATCTAAAAAGGCACAGTTAGAGTTAGAGCTTTCTAGAAAAAAGATGCAAACATCTTTAGAGTTGTTAGAGAAAAAGAGCTACGCTTTAGATGAGGTAAGTAAAATGGCTAAAATTGGGTATTGGGAGTATAGCAATGAGCATGTTAATTTTATATGGTCTGATTATCATTATGAGATTTTTGGATTAGATCCTAAAAAAGGAATTCCTCCAAGAGAAGAAATTGTAGAATTCTTTGATAAGGAATCTCAAGAAAAAATCTTATCGGCCAATACGGATTTAGGTTTAAAAGGAAATTCTTATGATATTGAATTAAAATTAATTAATAAAAATAAAGAAGAAATTTGGGTTAGAAATATAGTACAACCTGTATATAATAATCAAAATAAAATTATTGGAAGAAGAGGTCTTCTACAGAATATTACAGCTTCTAAAAAAGCAGAATTAGCCTTAAAACTTTCTAAAGAAAATATTCAAATCTCTTTAGAAATGTTAGAAAAAAAGGATTATTCTTTACATGAATCTAGTAAAATGGCCAAAATAGGGTATTGGGAATATGTGATTGCTACAGATACTTATACTTGGTCTGATTATGTGTATCAGATGTATGGATTAACCCCGAATGATGGAGTTCCGCCACATAAAGAAGCAATTAAAGTCTGTGATAAAGAATCGCTAGATAGATTATTACAAGCTACTCTAGAGCTTAATACAAAAGGGACTCCTTATAATGTTGTTTTAAAGTTAATTAATAGAAAAAAAGAAGAAGTCTGGGTAAGAAATGTAGCTAAGCCTATATATAATAAACAAAATGAAATTATTGGCAGACGAGGTGTTTTGCAAAATATTACAGAGTGGAAAAAGGCGCAATTAGAGTTAGAGTTGTCCAAGCAAAAGATTCAATCTTCATTAGACCTTTTAGAGAAAAAAGATTATTCTTTAACTGAGTCAAGTAGAGTGGCTAAAATAGGATATTGGGAGTATGACATTGCAACCGATAGTTTTACATGGTCTGATTATGTGTATGAAATTTATGGCTTTTCTCCACAAGATAGTATTCCTTCTCGCAAAAGTATGGTGGCTTTTTATGGTAAAGATTCTCAGGCAAAATTAGAGCAAGCTACAACAGATCTTACTTTAAATAGAACACCTTATGATATTGAATTAAAATTAATCAATAACAAGAATAAGGAAGTATGGGTAAGGCAAGTGGTTCAGCTTATCTATAACGAACAAAATGAAATTATTGGTAGACGAGGGTTGGTCAATAATATTACAGCGGCTAAGAATGCTCAAATAGAATTAGAGATTTCTAAAGAAAAGATTCAGACTTCTTTAAAATTGTCAAGAAAAAGGAAGCACTCTATGAATGAGGCTAGTAAAGTAGCTAAAATAGGGTATTGGGAGCACGATATGTTAAAAGGTACTGCTGTTTGGTCAGATTATGTTCATCATATTTTTGGAACAAATCCTAAAGATGGAGTTTTACCAGAAGTAGCACTTTTTAAGAGGATGAATAAAAAGTCTCAAGAAAAATTTGTAGAAGCAACTAGAAAACTTACTGCTAATGGTGTTTCTTACGATTTAGAATTGAAATTTACGAACTTAAAGGATCAAATTATTTGGGTAAGAAATGTAGCTCAACCTATTTATAATAAACAAAATGAAATTGTTGGTAAAAGAGGTGTTTTACAAAATATTACAGATTCTAAAAAAGTACAGCAAGAATTAGAACAGTCTAAACAAAAAATTGAAAATACTTTAAAACTTTTAGAAAAAAAGGAGTATTCCTTAAGAAAGGCAAGTGAAATAGCTAAAATAGGCTATCAAGAATATGATAGTCTAACAGACACTTTTATATGGTCTGATCATGTTTATGATATTTTAAGGTTCGATAGAGATAAAGGGGTTCCATCACGTGAGGATATTAGAGGTATTTTTGACGACGCCTCTCTAGAAAAGTATGAAAAAGCTATTCAAGAATTAATACTAAATGGTACTCCTTTTGATCATGAGTTAAAGTTTATCACTCATAATAAAGAAGAAGTTTGGGTTAGAAATGTGGTTCAGCCAGTTTATAATAAGCAAAATGAAATTATAGGAAGAAGAGGTGTTTTTCAAGATATTACTGAAAGAAAACAAATAGAGAAACAACATTTAGTAATAACAGAGCGGTATAGAAACCTCTTTGATAATGCAGCGGTTTCTGTTTGGAATGGTGATTTAACTGCGGTTATAGAACAATTAGATCAGCTTAGAAAGCTTAAAATACCTAATTTAAAAATTTATTTAGAGGAGCAACCTGAGGTATTGTTTTCTATACTAGACAAGGTGGTTATTAACAAAGTGAATAAAGCCACAGTAAAACTGTTTAAAGCAAAAAGTGAAAAAGACTTTTTAGACGGAAAAATCCAAAATACATTTGGTAGTGGAGTGCATAATGTATTTGTAGACTTTATCGTATCAGTTTGGAATAAGGAAAAAACATTTACATCAGAAGTAAATTATAAAACCTTAAAAGGTGATGAGTTTGCTGCCTTACTTTCAATCCCCATTCCTCAAAATTTAATAGAGCAAAAAACAGTTCCTGTTAGTATACAAAGCGTTCAAAGTATAAAAGATGCTGAATTAGAAAAAAGGGAATCTTTAAATCGTTTAAAAGAAGCGCAAGAGTTAGCTCAAGTAGGTAGTTGGTCGTTTAAGTTTTTAACAAAAGAATCAGAATGGTCAGATGAAATGTTTCGTATCTGGGGTTTTAATATCAGTAAAACGGCACCAGAAGAGTCTACTATTCTAGGTAGAGTTCATAAAGAGGATCAAGAGTTTTTTAAGAATGTTCTATCGTTGGCTTATGATAAAGGAATCCCTTATGATGTTGAATTTAGAATTAGTTTGCCTAATAATGTAGAAAAAACTACCAGGTCTATTTGTAGACCTGTATATAGTAAAAATGGAGAGTTGATTGGTTTAAAAGGAACGAGTCAAGATATTACAGAGCAAAAAAGAATAAGGAAGGAAATTGAAAAAGCAGAAGAGATGTACCGTATATTAACGGATAACTCCAATGATTTAATTTGCTTGCAAGAACCAGATAGTACTTTTAGATATATTAGTCCTTCTATAAAAAATTTATTAGGTTATGATCAATTAGATTTTTTAGGGAAACAAGTTTTTAGTATCGTTCATGAAGATGATATTCAAGAATTAAAGTTAGCCATGAAAGAAAAGTTGTTTAATGATTTTAATGTAGAAGCTTTTTCTTTTAGAGTTCTCCATAAAGATGGTCATTTTGTTTGGTTAGAGTTTTTATCATCTCCTATCTATAAAAATAACGAAATTAGCTATTATGTTACATCCGCTAGAGATATTACTCAATGGGTGTTAGCAAAGCAAAAAATAGAAGAATATCAAACATCACTTCAGAAATTGACTACAGAAATGACTTTGATAGAAGAAAAACAGAAAAAAGAAATTGCTACAAATATACATGATCATTTAAGTCAGTCTTTAGTTATTTCAAAAATGAAAATTAATGAATTGAAAAAAAGACCACAATTAAAAATGATTGATGAAGATTTAATCTTTATAGAAACTCATATTTCTGAAGCTTTAGAAAATAGCCGTAAGATTATGTATGAACTTTCACCACCTGTATTATATCAATTAGGTATTATTGAGGCACTAAATTGGTTGTTTGATAATGTAGAAACAACGCACAAGGTTGCTTGTGTAGTTAATAGTGAGGTAGATAGTGTTAAGCTTGATGAAGCAACATCTATTTTGTTGTATAGAAGTATTCAAGAAGTATTAACCAATGCAATAAAATATGCAAATGCTTCTTTAATAACTTTAGACCTTGATAAAAATAAACATGGGTTAGATATTTTTATTACAGATAATGGTATTGGTTTCAATACCGATATTTTAAATAACCTACATAACCACTCTGGATCTGGTTTTGGTTTGTTTACAGTTCAAGAACGTATTAGAAATATTCAAGGGAAATTTACAATACAATCAAAAATAAATACAGGTACAACTGTTAAAATTTTTATACCTTTATCTTAA
- a CDS encoding DUF3109 family protein: protein MFQLGKTIVSEDIIEKDFVCNLSACKGACCVDGDAGAPLEKEETKILEKIYPKVKPFLRKEGIAVIEEQGTWVTSEWGELETPLINGADCAYVIFDEKKTALCAIEEAYNQGEIDWKKPVSCHLYPIRIKDYSEFSAVNYDKWEICDDACSLGKELQVPVYKFVKQALVRKFGQEWYDELEIIAAKHLEK from the coding sequence ATGTTTCAACTTGGAAAAACTATAGTTTCAGAAGATATTATCGAAAAAGATTTTGTTTGCAATTTATCTGCTTGTAAAGGTGCCTGCTGTGTAGATGGTGATGCCGGTGCTCCGTTAGAAAAAGAAGAAACAAAGATTTTAGAAAAAATATATCCTAAAGTAAAACCTTTTTTAAGAAAAGAGGGAATAGCTGTTATTGAAGAACAAGGTACTTGGGTTACCAGTGAATGGGGAGAATTAGAAACTCCTTTAATTAATGGTGCAGACTGTGCTTATGTTATTTTTGATGAGAAAAAGACAGCACTTTGTGCGATAGAAGAAGCGTATAACCAAGGAGAAATAGATTGGAAAAAACCAGTTTCTTGTCATTTATATCCTATTAGAATAAAAGATTACAGTGAGTTTTCTGCTGTAAATTATGATAAATGGGAAATTTGTGACGATGCTTGTTCTTTAGGAAAAGAATTGCAAGTGCCAGTTTACAAGTTTGTAAAGCAAGCTTTGGTTAGAAAGTTTGGACAAGAATGGTATGATGAATTAGAAATAATTGCCGCAAAACATTTAGAAAAGTAA
- a CDS encoding NAD(P)/FAD-dependent oxidoreductase, whose translation MIFDVLIIGGGASGLQCALVLGSAKNKAFATGKTIGIITHQRTSHLQNALFNNVLGIPANTLGNDILIKGRKQLSTLYPHVQQIENEKVLSILSTENGYEITTNQTTYFTKIAILALNYSKPFTIEGLESFIEPHQRANVAKDRIQLKNNNHLIKDGLYCCGTISGCRSQFAIAAGSGASVATDILSFWNNNTPTKVHDKV comes from the coding sequence ATGATTTTTGATGTTCTAATTATTGGTGGTGGTGCTTCTGGGTTGCAATGTGCATTAGTTTTAGGTTCTGCAAAGAATAAAGCTTTTGCAACTGGTAAAACTATTGGAATTATCACCCACCAAAGGACATCTCACTTACAAAATGCATTATTTAATAATGTATTAGGCATACCTGCCAACACCTTAGGTAATGACATTTTAATTAAAGGAAGAAAACAACTCTCTACCTTATACCCACATGTACAACAAATAGAAAATGAAAAGGTTCTATCTATTTTAAGTACAGAAAATGGGTATGAGATAACAACCAACCAAACTACTTATTTTACTAAAATTGCAATTCTTGCTTTAAATTACTCCAAACCTTTTACAATAGAAGGTTTAGAATCTTTTATAGAACCTCATCAAAGAGCTAATGTTGCAAAAGATAGAATTCAACTTAAAAATAACAACCATTTAATAAAAGATGGTTTATATTGTTGTGGTACCATATCTGGTTGCAGAAGTCAATTTGCAATTGCTGCAGGTAGTGGAGCCAGTGTTGCTACCGATATTCTTTCGTTTTGGAACAATAATACCCCTACAAAAGTACATGATAAAGTATGA